The DNA window GCCTGCAGCAGAGCGCGGGTGAACTGCGGCTGCAGCAGCGGCTCGCCTCCGGAGAGGGTGACGCCGCCTCCGGAGGTGGCAAAAAAGGGTTGATCAGCCAGGAGCTGAGGCATAAGCTCTGCGGTTCGTACTCGTTGGCCGCTCGGTTCCAAGGCGCCGCTGTAACATTGGTCAACGCAGCGTAAACAGGCGGTGCAACGATCTCTGTCGATGCGATGCTCCCCGGGCGCGAGAACGTGAAGATGATTCGGACAGACTGCCACGCAAGCACCGCACCGCATGCAGCGTTGATCCCAATATTGCAGCGCGGGCAGCAGGTCCAAGCCCTCGGGATTGTGGCACCAAAAACAGCGCAGTGGACATCCCTTGAGAAAAACCGTGGTACGAATGCCGGGACCGTCATGAATGGAAAAACGCTGAACGTTAAAAATGAGGCCGGATATCTCTTGACTTTTCTGTTTCATGATCCGTTTGAATCGATGGCAACGCCTTGGGCCCCTTGAGGCGCCCAAGCATAGGTAATCAGCCTCATTGCATGAAAGGAGCTTTTGGGTAATTTAAACAATATAATAAATTTTAATTTCAGAAGCAACTGATGCTTCTGTGCGGGAATCGGGCTGGGGCGATCTCTCCTGGTCCAGGTCTTGTAAAGCCGTATGGCGGCGCCATAATAATAAAGGTTGTATTAGACTATTATTTCCTATATATTAAATAAATTGAAAAAACCAGATCGACGGCATTTGATCTCATTCATAGGGCATTCACGAGGAAAGAGTGCTTGATCTCTCGATTGTGGTTGAGCGGTCCATGCAAGAGAAAAAGAAAAAGGAGCCCAGGGTGAACATCTATGTCGGAAATCTTCCCAAACCCATCGGCGAAGACAAGGTCCGTACGTTATTTGAACAATACGGTCAGGTGGCTGAAATCAAACTGATCAAAGACCAGTACAGCGGTGAACTGCGTGGCTTTGGCTTTGTGGAAATGCCCAATCGGGCAGAGGCTCTGACCGCCATTGAAAAGCTCAACGGCGCCCTGATGGAGGACAACAGACTGGTCGTAAATCAGGCCCGACCGCGAGAGGCGAGATCCAGCGGCCGCCAGCACAGCGGATTCCGCGGTTCCCGCTTCGGCTCCTGGTGAGTCGATCGGTCGGTGGGGCGCATGCCTGCCCTGTGACCGCGGCGGGACGGCCGAACAGACG is part of the bacterium genome and encodes:
- a CDS encoding glycyl-radical enzyme activating protein, encoding MKQKSQEISGLIFNVQRFSIHDGPGIRTTVFLKGCPLRCFWCHNPEGLDLLPALQYWDQRCMRCGACVAVCPNHLHVLAPGEHRIDRDRCTACLRCVDQCYSGALEPSGQRVRTAELMPQLLADQPFFATSGGGVTLSGGEPLLQPQFTRALLQACKAAGVHTTVQTCAATSWAHLRSILAWVDLFLIDIKVLDPVAHRQCTGQSNRRILENIRRLAETSTPLVFRIPVIPGVNDRPETIAKIARFVSTLRTPALTVELVPFHRLATDKYRSLGWTYQAAELCPLSTEAMDQLRAAAGI
- a CDS encoding RNA-binding protein, producing MNIYVGNLPKPIGEDKVRTLFEQYGQVAEIKLIKDQYSGELRGFGFVEMPNRAEALTAIEKLNGALMEDNRLVVNQARPREARSSGRQHSGFRGSRFGSW